The DNA region GAGGGCGTCGGCGAGGCGGACGTCCTCGGCGGCGGCCTCGATGCCGGTCTCCTCGCGCAGTTCGCGGACCACGGCCGCCTGCCAGTCCTCGGCGAAGTCGATGAAGCCGCCGGGCAGGGCGACCCGGCCGGCCTGGGGCGGGATGGTGCGGGTGATGACGAGCAGGGCGGTGCCGTCGGGGTGGGTGACGGGCAGCAGGGCGACGGCGACCGGGAGCGGGTTGCGGTAGGCGGTGGTGCCGCAGTCGGGGCAGGTGCGGGGCCAGCCGGCGTCGGCCGGGTAGCGGGCGCCGCAGGAGGAGCAGTGCGAGTGCGGTGCGGGGGCGGACGCGGAGCCGGAGTCGGGGTCTGAGACGGAGTCGGTCACGCGGCCGACCGTACGCGATCACCCTTTCCCGGCGCTGCCGTTACTGATAGACGGTGCGCATGACAGGACTGAAGCGACTGACAGGACTCGCCTCCGCTCTCCGTACCCTCGGCGCGCTCGCCGCCGCCGGGCTGCTCGCGGCCACCGCCGCGGCCCCCTCCGCCAGTGCCGCCCCCGAGCCGAAGGCCCCGAAGGAGTTCGTGGCGCTCGACCGGGTGGACCCGACGATCCTTCAGGAGATGCGCTACACCACCGCCCACAACTTCGTGGGCGAGCGGATCGACGGCTACCACCAGCCGGTGTGCATCCTGACCCGGCCGGCCGCCGAGGCCTTGCACCGGGCGCAGACGAAGCTGCTCGCGCGCGGCTACACCCTGAAGGTGTACGACTGCTACCGGCCGCAGCGGGCCGTGGACCACTTCGTGCGCTGGGCGAAGGACCTGGACGACGAGCGGATGAAGCAGGAGTTCTATCCGCTGGTGGAGAAGGACCGGCTGTTCGCGGACGGGTACATCGCGGAGAAGTCGGGGCACAGCCGGGGTTCGACGGTGGATGTGACGGTGGTGCCGCTGCCGGCCGCGCCGACCCGCCCGCACGTGCCGGTGCCGGGCGAGCCCCAGGTGCCGTGCTTCGCGCCGCAGGACCAGCGCTTCCCCGACAACTCCCTCGACATGGGAACCGGCTTCGACTGCTTCGACACCCTCTCCCACACCGACGATCCGCGGATCACGGGCGTCCAGCGGGCCAACCGGGACCTGCTGCGAAGCTCGCTCGCCGAGCAGGGCTTCGTCAACCTGCCCGAGGAGTGGTGGCACTTCACCTTCAAGCCGGAGCCGTTCCCGTCGACCTTCTTCGACTTCCCGGTGGCACGTCGGTCCGTGACCGTGGCACACTTCTGACGCTTCGTCAGATTACGTGGAGCGGGCGGCGGGAGGGGCCGGGAGATGGCACGGACGCGCAAGCCGGTGGTGGCCGGCTGGTTCACCGAGCACACCGAACACACCGAACACACCGGAGAATCCGGAGAATCCGGGGAGGGCGGCTTCCGGCTCCTCGGGACCCGTTGCACCGCCTGTTCCTCCGTGTTCTTCCCGCGCGTGGACGACTGGTGCCGCAACCCCGGCTGCCCCGGCGGCGGCGAACTGGCCGAGACGCCGCTGTCCCGGCGCGGCCGGATCTGGTCGTACACCGACGGGCGCTACCGGCCGCCCGCGCCGTACGTCTCCGACCCGGACGCGCCCTGGGAGCCGTACACCCTGGTCGCGGTCGAGCTGGCGGCGGAGGCCATGGTCGTCCTCGGGCAGGCGGCGCCGGGGGTGCGCACGGCGGATCTGGCGGTCGGCGCCGAGGTCGAGCTCGTGCCGGGGGTGCTGAACGAGGACGACGAGCACATCTGGACCACCTGGCACTGGCGGCCCGTCGCCGCCGCCGGATCCCCGGAGGCCCGCGCATGAACGACATCGCCGTCCTCGGAGCCGGAATGCACCCCTGGGGCAAGTGGGGCCGGAGTTTCGTCTCGTACGGTGTGGCGGCCGCCCGGGCCGCGCTCGCCGACGCCGGGCTCGACTGGCGGGACATCGGCTCGATCGTCGGCGCGGACACCGTGCGCGGCGGCTACCCCGGCTACGTGGCGGGCGCGACCTTCGCGCAGGCGCTCGGGTGGCAGGGCGCGCGGGTCAGCAGCGTCTACGCGGCCTGCGCCTCGGGCGCCCAGGCCATCAACACCGCACGGGCGCAGATTCTCGCCGGCCTTGCGGACGTGGTCCTGGTGGTGGGCGCGGACGCGGCGCCGAAGGGCTTCTTCGCACCGGCCGGCGGGGACCGGCCGGACGATCCGGACTGGCTGCGCTTCCGGGTGCTCGGGGCGACCAACCCGGCCTACTTCGGGCTCTACGCGCGCCGCCGGATGGCCCTGTACGGGGACACGCCCGAGGACTTCGCCCTGGTCAAGGTGAAGAACGCGGCGGCGGGCGCGCTCAATCCGCTGGCCCGCTACCGCACGCCGGTGACGGCGGAGGAGGTGGCGGCCTCGGCCGTGGTCGCCGATCCGCTGCGGCTGCTCGACATCTGCGCGACCTCCGACGGCGGCGCCGCGCTCGTCCTGTCGGGCATGGACTTCGCCCGGCGGCACGGGCACCCCGATCCGGTCCGGATCCGGGCGGTGTCGACCGTGACCCCGACCTATCCGAAGGCGGTCCTGGACCTGCCCGACATCGCGACCGACTCGGCCGTCTCCGTCTCCCCGGCGCCGCTCTCCTTCCGGGCGTCGATCGCCCGCGCCGCGTACGAGGAGGCCGGGTTCGGGCCCGGCGACCTGTCGCTCGCCGAGGTGTACGACCTGTCCACCGCCCTGGAGCTGGAGTGGTACGAGGACATCGGCCTGTGCGCGCCGGGCGAGGGCGCCAAGCTGGTACGGGACGGGGTCACCGCGCTCGGCGGGCGCGTCCCGGTCAACCCGAGCGGCGGGCTCGCCTCGTTCGGCGAGGCGGTGCCGGCGCAGGCCATCGCGCAGGTCTGCGAGCTGACCCGGCAGCTGCGCGGCGAGGCCGGCGACCGGCAGGTGCCGGGCGCGCGGGCCGGGATCACCGCCAACCAGGGCCTGTTCGGGCACGGTTCGGCGGTGGTGGCGGTGCGCTGAGCACAGCGCACCCGCCCCCCTCAGGGCGCGAGCGCCTTCGGCGCGTCCGCGAGCACGAGCGCGTGCTCGACGACCGCGACCAGGACGTTCTTCACCGACTCCCGGTCGCGGGCGTCGCACATCACCAGCTCGACCTCGGGGTCGAGGTCGAGCGCGCCCCGGACCGTCTCCGCCGGGTAACGGCGGGCGCCCTCGAAGCAGTTGACGGCGACCGTGAACGGGATGCCGCGCCGCTCGAAGTAGTCGATGGCGGCGAAGCTGTCCTCCAGGCGCCGGGTGTCGGCGAGCACGACCGCGCCCAGGGCGCCCTGCGCGAGCTCGTCCCAGAGGAACCAGAAGCGGTCCTGGCCGGGCGTGCCGAAGAGGTAGAGGACCAGGTCCTCGCGCAGCGTGATCCGGCCGAAGTCCATGGCGACGGTGGTGGTCGACTTGGCCTCCACGCCGTGCAGGTCGTCGACCGGCCGGCCCGCCTCGCTCAGGATCTCCTCGGTGCGCAGCGGCCGGATCTCGCTGACCGCGCCCACCAGAGTGGTCTTGCCGACCCCGAATCCGCCCGCGACGAGGATCTTCAGCGTGACCGGCTCGACCGGCGGCTGCTGGCGGGTGGAGCTAGAGCGCCCGAAGGCCATTGATCACCTCGCGAAGGATGCTCACGTCCGGCAGTTCGGCCGGCGGAACGGGGCGGGTCACGTGCACGAGCTCGTCGTCGACGAGGTCGCCGACCAGCACCCGTACCACCCCTACGGGCAGGTCGAGGGCGGCGGCGAGTTCGGCGATCGACTGCGGCTGCTCGGCGCAGCGTTCGACGATCTCCACGTGCTCGGGGGACAGCGTCTGGTCACGTCCCGGGTCGTCGGCGGCCGGGTCGAGCACCACGAGCGCGATCAGGTCGAGCCGGTGGCGGGTCGCGGCGCTGGTGCGGCCGCGGGTCATGGCGTACGGGCGGACCACCGGGCCCGCCTCGTCGTCGAACCAGCGGGCGACCGGCTCCTCGCGGGACTGGTCGGTGTCTGCGTCGGTCATGCCGTCCCCCCTCTCCTCATCCTCCGGCGGTCAGTCCGGACCGGGGGGCCGTGGCGAGGTGCGCGCCGACCCGCTTGACCATCAGGGTCATCTCGTACGCGACCTGGCCGACGTCCGAGTCGGCGTCGGCGAGCACGGCGAGGCAACTGCCGTCGCCGGCGGCGGTGACGAAGAGGAAGGCGTCCTCCAGCTCGACCACGGTCTGCCGGACGCGGCCCGCCTCGAAGTGGCGGCCGACGCCCTTGGCGAGGCTGTGGAAGCCGGAGGCGACGGCGGCGAGGTGCTCGCCGTCCTCGCGGGTGAGGTCCTGCGAGGCGCCGGTGGCCAGACCGTCGCTGGAGAGCACCAGGGCCTTGCGGATGGAGCCGACGCGCTGGACCAGTTCGTCGAGGAGCCAGTTCAGCTCCCCGTTGCCGTGGGCGGAGCTGTGGGCTGCGGCGTTCGGTGCGGTCATCGACCGTCCCCCTCGGGTGTCGTTCCTGGTGCTGTCGTTCCGGGTGCTGTGGTTCCGGGTGCGGTCGTGTCGGCTGCGGTCGTGTCGGGTGCGGTCGTTCGGGCGTTCTGCCGGCGGCCGCGCTGCCAGCCGCGCTGCATCGAGGCCATGCGGCTGCGCACCTCCTCGGCGTCCCGCTCGAAGGAGTCGGTGCGGCCGGCGGGCGCCGGGCCGGCCTGGCGGGCCGGCCGGTCGTCGGCGCGGTCCCCGGTGCGGTCGCCGGTGTCGCGCAGTTGGGGCGCGAGGCTGGCCTGCCGGACCCGGCGGGGCAGTCCGGCGAAGGGGGCGGGGCCGTCGTCCTCGGCGACGGGCACCGGCACGGGTACGGGCACGAGGGTGGGCGCGGGGCGGACCCGGGCCAGTTCCATCGTGTCGTCGGGCCGGGTGCCGGCGGAGTCGTCGTCGGCCGGGCCGCCGGCCGGGTGGGCGCGGCCGTCCTCGTCGAGGCGGCGGCCGTGGTCGACGACGAGGGTCGGCGGGCGGCGGCGCGGCAGCGGTACGGGACGGGCGGGGGTGCCGTCGGCGGCGCGGCCGCCGGAGTGCTCCGGGGTCTGCTGGTGCTGCTCGCCGCGGCGGCGGTGCTCGCGGGCCCGGAACAGGCCGCCGCGCTCGCTTTCGGTGTCGAGCAGGTCGTCCGCGCCGCCGAGCAGGGCGCCGAAGCCCTCGGCGCCGAGCGGGGCCTCGAGTTCGACGGGGCCGTCGAGGAGCGGGGCGGCGGGTTCGAGGGCCGGGTCGGGGACCTTGGTGAGGGCGGGGCGGCGGGACGGCAGGCCGTCCGGGCCGGTGCCGCCGGTGCGGTCGAGGGTGCTGCGGTCGAGGGTGCCGCCGGGTGTGCGGTCGGGGGTCTTGCGGTCCAGGCGGAAGCCGGCGCCCTGGGTCTCGGGGGCGTCGGTGAGCAGCGCGGCCGGGATGAAGACGACCGCGGTGGTGCCACCGTACGGCGAGGGCTGGAGCGAGACGCGGACGTTCTGGCGCTGGGCGAGGCGGCTGACGACGAACAGGCCGAGCCGGTCGGTGTCGGACAGCTCGAACTCGGGGGTCTCGGCGAGCCGGAGGTTGGCGTCGAGCAGGGCGTCGGGATTGATGCCGAGGCCGCGGTCGTGGATCTCCAGGGTGAAGCCGTTGGCGACGCGCTCGCCGAGCACCTGGACGGCGGTGTGCGGGGGCGAGAACACGGTGGCGTTCTCGAGGAGTTCGGCGATGAGGTGGGTGAGGTCGGCGACGGCGGGGCCGCCGACGCCGAGCCGGGGCAGCCGGCGGACCTCGATGCGCTCGTAGTCCTCGACCTCGGCGACGGCGGCGCGGACCACGTCCATCAGCTGGACGGGCTTGCGCCACTGGCGTGAGGGGGCGGCGCCGGAGAGGATCACGAGGCCCTCGGCGTGCCGGCGCATACGGGTGGTGAGGTGGTCGAGCCGGAAGAGGTCGGCGAGTTCCTCGGTGTCCTCGGTGCGGCGCTCCATGGTGTCGAGCAGGGTGAGCTGGCGGTGCAGCAGGACCTGGTTGCGGCGGGCGAGGTTGACGAACACCTCGGAGACGCCGCGGCGCATGTCGGCCTGCTTGACGGCGGCCTCGACGGCGGCGCGCTGGAGGGTGTTGAGGGCCTGGCCGACCTGGCCGACCTCGTCGTCCTCGTACCGCAGGTGGGGCACCTCGGTCTCGACGTCGACGTGTTCGCCGGCGGCGAGCCGGCGCATGACGCTGGGCAGCCGGACGCCGGAGACCTCCTGGGCCTCCTTGCGCAGCCGGCGCAGGTCGCGGACGAGGTCGCGGCCGATGCGGACGGAGACGATGACGGAGACGAGGAGGGCGACGAAGCCGAGGACGCCGGCGACGCCCGCCTTGAGGAGGACGCTGTACGCGGCGGGCTGGACGCGCTCCTGGTAGCGGTCGCCGGCCGCGTAGTTGTCGCGGGCGAGGCTGTCGAGGACGGGTCCGGACTGCTCCTGCCAGCGTTCGGCGGTGACGGAGTGCGGGCGGTCGGTGGCGCCCTCGGTGATGAAGGCCTCCTCCGCCTTGCGCAGCGGGGCGGTGTCGGCACCGGACCAGTACTTCTCGAAGCGGTCGCGCTCGGTTCCGGGCAGCACTTCGAGGCTGGTCTCGTAGAGCAGCTTGCGGCCGGCGACGAGGTCGGTGACCAGGCGCGCCTCCTCGCCGGTGACGCGTTCGGCGATGAGCGCGGAGGCGATGACGGCGTCCTCGCGGGAGAGGAGTTCGCGGGCGCGGGTGACGCCGACGAGGGCGCGGCCCTGCTTGTCCATCTCGACGTTCTCCAGGGCGTGGAGCGTCATGAGGAAGCCGTAGCAGGGGTCGACGAGCCGGTTGTAGAACTCCAGGGCCTGCATGCGGCCGATACTGCGGTTCTCCACGGAGCGGCGCAGCGAGGAGAGGCCTTCGAGAGCGGTGAGGAAGGAGTCGAGCCGCTGACCGGTGACAGGGTTCATGTCGGCTCGCACGCCGCTGTCGGCGGCGTTGCGGCGGATCAGCTCGATCTGCCGGTCGGTGGCCTCGCGTTGTTCGCGCAGCCGGGTCTGGGCGTCGGCGGCGCGCGGGTCGGCGAGGTAGATCAGGGACTGGCGGCGTTCCTTCTGGATGACGCGGGCCGTGTCCTCGATCGGATAGCCGATCTTCTCGACGATGTAGCCGACGTCGAGGAGCTGGCGTGCCTCACGCCCGGTGAGGACGGTCGCGAACCCCCACAGTCCGGTGAGGGAGACGAGCGGCACGAGCAACAGAGCCACGATCTTCCTGCGGATGGACTTCCCGCGAAAGCGCATGGCCTCCCCCAGCTCGGCCTCCGCGGCCACGGAGGTCCCTCACGTCGTCACGCCCGGCGTCAACTCGTGGCGTCAACCTTCATCTTCAACAAACCGCGCGCGAGCCTACTACTGCATCACAGCCATCTCGAAGACGTGTCCGGACGATTTTCAGCCGGTCGAGTGAGCGTTGATCATGAGATGTCCCGGTATTCGGGGAGTTGAGTTCCGGCAGTGTGGCGTAGGACACCTGACAACGGGACAATTCCGGGCTCCGGGCAGATGGCTGGAACTTTTCGTTCCGGAAGCGGGTGAAGGGGACCCCGGCGAAACCTTTTCCCCCACGCGTACGTCATTCTGTACCGGGGGGGGTTGTGTCCGCGTAAAGCGACCCAAGACGGGCAGCAGTCACCCTGGAGACATCCGTGGTGGGGAGTGAGGGCGCGATGGGCCACGAGGCGCGGCCGGTGCGGCAGTTGTGGGTGGAGGACGACCGGGGCCGGAACCGGCTACCGGATCCGGTGCGCACCGCCGCGGTGCGCGCGGTGCTCCTCACCTCGGTGACGCTGATACAGGCGATGGTCGCCTTCTTCTGTTCGGTGACCGGCTCCTGGCTCGCCTTCCCGCTGACCGTGTCGAGCGTCGCCAGCACGGTCGTCGCCACGTGGAGCGTCCTGGACGTGTGGGTGACCCGTCAGGTCTGGCGCCAGCGCAACGGGGTCGTGTCGGAGCCGAGCAGCGTGGCGCGCCAGGCGCGGCGCGAGCGGCGCCGCGAGGAGCGGGCCGCCCGCTCTGAGGCGAAGAAGAGCGCGAGCGTGAAGAAGTCGGCGAGGGCGACGAAGACCGCGCGTGCGGAGAAGACCGCGAGCGTGAAGAAGGGTGAGCGGGTGGCGGGCGGGGAGCCGGCCGCGGAGCGCGCCGCCGAGGACGGCCGGGTGCTCACCGACGCCGCCTGAGCGGCGCACGAGAACGGCCGACGGCCCGGCTCCCCTTCGGGGGATGCCGGGCCGTCGTGCGTCCGGGGGCTCTACTGCTCGGCGTCGGGCGCCGGCTGCTCCGCCGGTGTACGGCGGAACACCCGGGTCGCCGTGATCTCGCCGTGGATCGTCTCGCCCTCGGTGCGCTGCTGCGGCAGACCCGGCCGCAGGTGCTCCTCCACGCTGATGTACTTCAGACCGGCCCGCAGGTCCGCGTCGTTGCGCAGCCGGATCACCAGCGGGAACTCGGCGAGCGCGGTCGTGTCGAACAGACCGGTCGTGTAGAGCAGCTGGACGCCGAGCGCGTCCGACACCGCCCGCTGGAGTTCGAGGAGATACGTGGCGTTGGCGCGGCCGATCGGGTTGTCCAGGAACAGGGTGCCGGCGTGCCGGTGCTTGTCGCGGCCCCGGTCGTTGGAGCGCAACGCGGCCATCGTGCAGTAGAGGGCGATGGCGGCGGTGAGCAGCTGGCCGCCGGAGAAGACGTCGCCCATCTGTCCGACGGGGACGCGCTCGGCGCGCAGCACCGCGTCCGGCTTGAGGATCTCCACGGCGATGCCCTTGGGTTCCAGGGCGGCCTGGACGCCGCGAAGCAGCAGGGACATGCCGTCCCGGCGCAGGTCGGAGTTCTTCTTGACGGCGGCGCGGGTGGCCTCGTCGATGACCTCGCCGAGCCGCTCGGTGAGCGTGGCCTGGTCGGGCTCCTCGAAGCGGATCCGCAGGAACTCCTGGCCCGACCACTCCCCCAGGCCCTCGGGCAGCCGGGACAGGCGCTGGGCGGAGCGCAGCGTGGTGAGCGCCGACTCCACCAGGCCGCGCAGCCGGTCCACGATCGAGTCGCGGTTGCGCTCCAGCTGCGCCAGTTCGTCGGTGAGCACCCGAAGGCGCGGTGCGAAGGCCTCGGCCCACTTGGCGGCGTGCTCGGGCAGCGCGGCGGCGGGCAGTTCGCGGATCTGCTGCCGGGCCGGGGTGCGGACCTGCTCGAAGCGGGTCGCGTTGGCATGCCGTACGAGGATGTCGCCGGCCTCGCGGACGGCGGCGTCCGCGGCGGACAGGTCGGCGGCGCAGCCGCGCAGCGAACGGCGGGCCTCCGCCGCCGAGGTACGGGCCTCGGCCAGCGGGCCCGGGTACGGCTCGGGCTCCTCCTGCTCCTCCTCCGCGTGGTCGCGGAGCAGGTCGCGCAGCAGGGCGGCGGTCTCGTCGAAGCCGCCGGCGGCGTCCTCGGCGGCCCGGTGGGCCTGGAGCAGGCCGGTGTGCGCGGCGCGCGCGGCCTCCAGGGCGTCGGTGCGGGCGGCGAGTTCGGTGGTGGCTCCGCGCAGCAGGGTCTGGGCGTGCTCGGCGTCGGCCGGGACGAGCTCCTCGGGCAGCTCGGTGTGCGCCTCGCCGTCCTCGGGGGCGAGCCGCTCGGCCTCGCCGCGCAGCCGGCCCAGCTTCTCGCTGGCCTCGGAGGCACGGGTCTCCAGCTTCTGCACCAGCGCCTCAGCGCGGGCCGCGGCGGCCTGGCGGGACGGGCCGTCGGCGCCGTCGGTGGACTCCAGGAGCTGCTCGGCGCGGGTGCGGACCTTGTTGGTGAGCCGGTCGAGCTCGGCGAGGGCGGCGGACTCGTCGCTCTCGGCGCGGGCCTGCTCGGCGCGCAGGTCGGCGCCGACGCCGACCTTCTCGTACACCTGGGAGGCGGCCCGGTAGGCCTCGCGGAGGGTGGGGAGCGCGGCGCGCGGGGCGTCGGCGTCCTCCTCGGGGAGGTTCTCGGGGGCGCCGGCGATCTCGGCGCGCTCCGCCCGCAGCGCGCGGGCGGTGCGGTGGGCGTCGTCGGCGGCGCGCTGCGCGGCGCGGCGGTCCTCGTCGGCGGCGCGGGCGCGCTCCAGGCAGGTCTGGGCGCGGGCCTCGGACTCGGTGGCCTCATCGGCGAGTTCGCGGAGCTTGGCCTGCCAGGCGGAACGCTCGCGGAGCCGGAAGGCGAGTCCGGCCAGCGCGTCGGCGGCGCGGCGGGCGCGCTGGGCGGCCTCCTGGCGTTCGTCGCGGACCCGGGTGGCGTCGGCGGCGGCCTCGTCGGCCTCGGCCCGTACCGTACGGGCTTCGGCGAGGGTGGCGTCGGCGGTCTCGGCGGCGGTGCGGGCGGCGGCGGCAACGGAGGCCAGCTCGGTGAGCATGCCGGGCGGGCAGTCGGCGCGCCAGGCGCCGATCCGAGCGGCGAGCGAGCGGTCGCCGGTGAGCCGGGCGGCGAGGGTGCGGATCTCCTCGTCGCGGGCGGCGGCGCGGGCGCGCAGCGTCTGGCGCTCCTCGTCGGCGGCGTGCTCGTCGTGCATGGCCGGGTTCGGCGGGACGAGGAAGACGTCCGTCTCCTGGCCGGTCTCCGGCGCGGGTACGGGGGCGAGCAGCGCGGCGGCGGTACCGACGGCGACGGTGGAGCGGGGCAGCAGCGCGGCGCCGCCGAGGACTTCGCGGGCCCGGCTGTACGAGACGGGGTCGGTGATCACGACGCCGTCGACGAGCTCGGGGCGGGCGGCGAGGACGGCGGCGTGGTCGGCCGGGTCGACGGCCTGGGCGAGATAGCGCCAGCCGGGGAGGGCCGGGATGCCGTGCTCGCCGAGGTACTCGACGGTGGCGAGGACGTCGGGGCCGGGCGGCAGCAGACCGCCGTCGCCGAGGGCGCCGAGGATGCGGTTGTCGTCGGCGGCGGCGGTGCGCAGGTCGAAGAGCTGGCGCTCGGCGGAGGCGATCGACTGGTCGAGCAGGCCGCGGAGTTCGTCGGCGTAGCGGTCGAAGTCGGTGACGGTGAGGGGGCCGTGGGCGCGGTCGGCGGGGCGGGCCGGGTCGGCGGCGGCGGGCGCCGGGGCCGTGGCGTCGGTGGCCCGCTGGCCGGGCAGCGGCGCGGCGGGGGCGTCGGGCAGGCTCAGCAGCTCGGCCAGGCGCGGGTCGGCGGCCAGGGACTCGGCGGCGCGGCGCTCGGCGTCGTAGGCGTTCTCGGCGGCCTCGGCCGCGTCGGCGGCGCGGGCGGCGGCGAGTTCGGCGCGGGACTCGGCGGCGGCGGCTTCGCGGGCCCGCTCGGTGGCGCTGCGGGCGGCCTCGCGGGCGGTGTCCCAGGCGGCGACGGTGGTCTTCTCGGCGTCGCTGGCGGCGAGCGCGGCGCGGGCCGGGTCGGCGTCGGGCGCGGTGTCGTCGAGCCAGCCTGCCCGGACGGCCTCGGCGGTCTCCTGCTCGACCTCGGCGAGCCGCTGGCGCAGATGTCCGGCCTCGCTGCGGGCGCGCTGGGCGTCGGTGGCGGCGGCGGTGGCGTCGCGGTGGGCGGCCTCGCCGGTCTCCTGGAGGGCGGCGGAACGCTCCTCCTCCTCGGCCGCCTCCCGCTCCCCCTCCTCGGCGGCGGAGGCCAGCGCCCGTACGAGATCGGCGGCGGCCTTGGCACGCGCGGCGAGCGCCGGGGCGGCGTCCCGCTCGGCCTCGCGGATGGCGGCGGCGACGCGGGCGGAACGGTCGCTCGCGGCGCGGTGGCGCAGCACGGACTCGGCGGCCTGCCAGGCGGAGTGCAGGGTGCGGGCGTCGGTGAGCTCGCGGCGCTGGGCGGCGGCGCCCTTCTCGGCGGCGGTGAGCGCCAGCGAGGCGTGCCGGTAGGCGAGTTCGGCGGCGACGAGGGCGCTGCGGCCGCGCGCGGTCTCGGCCTCGGAGACGGCGTGGGCGGCCTCGGTGACCTGCTGGGCGAGTTCGGCGGTCCGGCCGCGCTCCAGGGCGGCGCGGGCGGAGAGCCGGCGGGCCAGGGTGCGGGTGCGGCGCTCGGCGCCGGCGTGCACGTCGCGGGCCCGGGCACGGGTGCCGGCGGCCTCGACGATGCGGCCGAGGAGGTCGACGGAGCCGGCGGTGAAGTCGCGTTCGGCGGTGAGTTCGGCGCGCCGGCCGAGCTTGTTGCCGAAGCCGCTGACCAGGTCGGCGAGGCCGTCGGTGTCGCGGGTGTCGGTGACGGCGCGCAGGAGCAGGTCGGTGAAGTCGGAGTCCTTCTTGACCGCGAAGAGGCCGGCGGCCTCGCCCTCGTCGGCGTTCATCTCGCGCTGGTAGCGGAAGAGTTCGGGGTCGAGGCCGAGGTCGCCGAGGTGCTCGTTCCAGCGGTCGTGGATCTCCTCCCAGTACACCTCCAGGTGCGGGTAGGCCTTGCCCGCCTCGGTGAGGGCATCGCGGAAGCCCTTCATGGTGCGGCGGCGGCCGGTGGCGCCGGAGGCGCCCTCGGCGGCGGGGCGCACGGAGGTGGCCTCGGCGACCGGCAGGTTGTCCAGGCTGAGGCCGGGGCCGGGGCGGAAGGAGTACCAGGCCTCGGCGAACTTCCGCGGGTCGTTGGAGACCTGGCGGCCGCGCCACTCGCTGACCTTGCCGACGACGACCAGCTCGCCGGTGAGGGTGTGCTGCCACTCCAGGGCGACATGGCCGCAGTCGTCGGCGAGCAGGAACTTGCGCAGCACGCCGGAGCTGGCGCCGCCGAGGGTGTTGCGGTGGCCCGGAAGCATCACCGAGAAGATCAGCTTGAGCAGGACGGACTTGCCGCCTCCGTTCTCCAGGAAGAGCACGCCGGCGGGGGCGGGGCGGCGCGGCGGGCCGACCGGCTCCTCCTCGAAGAACTCCGCCTGGGTGGGCGCGGGGTGGGGCACCGGCTCGCCGACCCCGCGCAGGTCCAGGACGGTGTCGGCGTAGCGGGCACCGGCCGGTCCGATGGAGTAGAGGCGGACCCGGGACAGCTCGTACATTGCGGCGGACTCTCGTCGTGTCGTTCGTGGCGTGCGGGATCGGGGGATCGGGTGGGGCTCAGCCGTGGAAGGGCAGGCCGGCGTCGGCCGCGATCTCCAGGTCGTCGCCCTCGGGCGGCGGCAGGAGGGTCGCGGAGCCGTCGCTGACGGGGACGACGCCCAGGTCGAGGAGCTCGGCGAGGGCGGCGCTGCCGGCCATGTCGCGGACCTGGAGCTGGTAACGGGCGGTGGTGCGATAGGAACCGCCGGACTCGTCGCCGGTGCGCTGCAGGAAGCCGGAGTCGGTGAGGAAGGCGACGGCCTTCCCGACGATGCCGGTGGTCGAGCCGGCCAGGCGGCGGGCGTCCTTCGTTGCGCCGGTGGAGCTGCGCCGGGCGTAGATCCGCCAGGCGGCCTCCAGGCCGGGGGCGTCGGTGGCCGGGTCGGTGTTCTCCCCGTCCTGCTCGGCGCGCTCCTCCAGGCGGCGGCAGGCCTGGCGTACGAAGGCGTCGACACCGTTGACGGTGAGCCGGCCGATGTAGCCGTCGTCGGCGAGGTCCTCGGGGCGCGGGAAGGCCATGGCGGCGACCGCGAGGTGGGCGAGGCCGTGCAGGAACCGGTCGGCGGAGTCGGTGGAGGCGCGGCGCGCGTAGTCGCCCATGCGGACCGCGAAGACGGAGTCCTCGCCGGCCGTCACGGCCATCCCGGCCCGCGGCGACACCTCCAGGACCACCAGGCCGAGGCCGGTGGCGACGGCGTCGGCGAGCCGTGCGAACGCGGGGTCCTCCCGGTACCGCCGCAGCAGTTCCGCGTACTCGTGGTCCCGGGCGGGCAGCAGCTTCGGCTGCAGCCCGAAGGAGACGAGCCGGGCGGCGTCGGCCGCGTCGGCCGGGGTCAGCGCGGCGGGCGCGGCCGGCGTCCGGGGTGCCTCCGGCTCGCTCCACGCGTCGGCGTGCTCGA from Streptomyces fradiae includes:
- a CDS encoding nitrate- and nitrite sensing domain-containing protein, whose translation is MRFRGKSIRRKIVALLLVPLVSLTGLWGFATVLTGREARQLLDVGYIVEKIGYPIEDTARVIQKERRQSLIYLADPRAADAQTRLREQREATDRQIELIRRNAADSGVRADMNPVTGQRLDSFLTALEGLSSLRRSVENRSIGRMQALEFYNRLVDPCYGFLMTLHALENVEMDKQGRALVGVTRARELLSREDAVIASALIAERVTGEEARLVTDLVAGRKLLYETSLEVLPGTERDRFEKYWSGADTAPLRKAEEAFITEGATDRPHSVTAERWQEQSGPVLDSLARDNYAAGDRYQERVQPAAYSVLLKAGVAGVLGFVALLVSVIVSVRIGRDLVRDLRRLRKEAQEVSGVRLPSVMRRLAAGEHVDVETEVPHLRYEDDEVGQVGQALNTLQRAAVEAAVKQADMRRGVSEVFVNLARRNQVLLHRQLTLLDTMERRTEDTEELADLFRLDHLTTRMRRHAEGLVILSGAAPSRQWRKPVQLMDVVRAAVAEVEDYERIEVRRLPRLGVGGPAVADLTHLIAELLENATVFSPPHTAVQVLGERVANGFTLEIHDRGLGINPDALLDANLRLAETPEFELSDTDRLGLFVVSRLAQRQNVRVSLQPSPYGGTTAVVFIPAALLTDAPETQGAGFRLDRKTPDRTPGGTLDRSTLDRTGGTGPDGLPSRRPALTKVPDPALEPAAPLLDGPVELEAPLGAEGFGALLGGADDLLDTESERGGLFRAREHRRRGEQHQQTPEHSGGRAADGTPARPVPLPRRRPPTLVVDHGRRLDEDGRAHPAGGPADDDSAGTRPDDTMELARVRPAPTLVPVPVPVPVAEDDGPAPFAGLPRRVRQASLAPQLRDTGDRTGDRADDRPARQAGPAPAGRTDSFERDAEEVRSRMASMQRGWQRGRRQNARTTAPDTTAADTTAPGTTAPGTTAPGTTPEGDGR